One Turneriella parva DSM 21527 genomic region harbors:
- a CDS encoding endonuclease/exonuclease/phosphatase family protein — MKFSVATWNCFGMGQSVLDVITHLRAPFRRRFLSPEVIQECADSDVLCVQELLSRDSQRFFDGLVTKYFPFAVRDHNRFGFLSLRGSGLGVGTRAVKDATVVAVKKATPARFLPFKSRGVSWDRYARKGGLYTQLEFDGQTIDLMTVHLQAGYSIASRRARTAQLAELKAWVTELGSKDRPFIVCGDFNIQGLAAERDGGEYLQLISALDGFTDLGAESDLPTYHPHPEGNPLAHLFEKQGNAQRLDYIFFRPASRNLQLVPSGLRRFFDRPLTSLGEGISSWASDHYGLKATFEI; from the coding sequence ATGAAATTCAGCGTCGCCACATGGAACTGCTTCGGAATGGGCCAGAGCGTGCTCGACGTCATCACGCACCTGCGCGCGCCATTTCGTCGGCGCTTCTTAAGCCCTGAGGTGATTCAAGAGTGCGCAGACAGCGACGTGCTCTGTGTTCAAGAACTCTTATCACGCGATTCACAGCGTTTTTTTGATGGCCTGGTCACCAAATATTTTCCGTTTGCGGTGCGCGACCATAACCGTTTCGGTTTTCTTTCATTGCGCGGGAGCGGGCTCGGGGTCGGTACGCGAGCGGTTAAAGACGCAACTGTGGTTGCAGTAAAGAAAGCAACACCTGCGCGCTTCTTGCCTTTCAAGAGCCGCGGCGTCAGTTGGGATCGCTACGCACGCAAGGGCGGCCTCTACACGCAACTCGAATTCGATGGCCAGACCATCGATCTCATGACGGTGCACCTGCAGGCAGGTTATTCCATCGCTTCGCGCCGCGCACGCACCGCGCAACTTGCAGAGCTTAAAGCCTGGGTCACTGAGCTGGGGTCTAAAGATCGGCCATTTATCGTCTGCGGCGACTTCAATATTCAGGGCCTTGCCGCTGAGCGTGATGGTGGTGAATACCTGCAACTCATCTCAGCGCTCGACGGCTTCACCGATTTGGGCGCTGAATCTGACCTGCCCACGTACCATCCGCATCCCGAGGGAAATCCGTTAGCACATCTATTCGAAAAGCAGGGCAATGCGCAGCGCCTCGACTACATTTTTTTCAGACCGGCTTCTCGTAACTTGCAGTTAGTGCCATCGGGGCTGCGCCGCTTTTTTGACCGGCCACTCACGAGCCTTGGCGAAGGTATTTCGAGCTGGGCTTCAGACCACTACGGCCTCAAAGCCACGTTTGAGATTTGA
- a CDS encoding DUF2161 family putative PD-(D/E)XK-type phosphodiesterase, whose protein sequence is MSPRAKKAKPRNAFESDLYPIAARYFEERGFTVKGEVCGCDLVAVKGDEIVVAELKITFNIKLLYQAVRRLAITDQVYAIIFKPKTKQKMSYWQMMKSLCRRLHIGLLVIDGDNVIVVAEPAPFAGKIATKQRSKVMREFNGRRIAQNTGGITGTKLQTAYLEAAVQIGVCLKKHKKLKTTELVALGCSERAARILYDNHYGWFQKTGRGEYRLKAGKANLIAKENEDIWRYYEQRHN, encoded by the coding sequence ATGTCTCCTCGGGCCAAAAAAGCCAAGCCCAGAAACGCATTCGAATCAGACCTCTATCCCATTGCTGCGCGCTATTTTGAAGAGCGCGGGTTTACTGTGAAGGGTGAAGTCTGCGGCTGTGACCTCGTCGCCGTCAAAGGCGATGAGATCGTCGTCGCCGAACTCAAGATCACGTTCAACATCAAGCTGCTCTACCAGGCAGTGCGGCGGCTCGCGATAACCGATCAGGTCTATGCCATCATCTTTAAGCCGAAGACAAAGCAGAAGATGTCTTATTGGCAGATGATGAAGAGCCTTTGCCGACGCCTGCACATTGGTCTCTTAGTCATCGACGGTGACAACGTCATAGTCGTGGCCGAGCCCGCGCCGTTTGCCGGCAAGATTGCCACGAAGCAGCGCAGCAAGGTGATGCGCGAGTTTAACGGTCGCCGCATTGCGCAAAATACCGGCGGCATCACCGGCACAAAACTGCAGACTGCATACCTTGAGGCTGCGGTGCAGATCGGCGTCTGCCTCAAAAAACACAAAAAACTCAAGACCACCGAACTCGTGGCGCTCGGCTGCTCAGAGCGTGCGGCGCGCATTTTATACGATAACCACTATGGCTGGTTTCAGAAGACAGGCCGCGGCGAATACCGCCTCAAGGCGGGCAAAGCGAACCTTATCGCCAAAGAAAATGAGGATATATGGCGATACTATGAGCAGAGGCACAATTGA
- a CDS encoding ATP-dependent helicase produces MNFATMTDWKDQILSKLNEPQQQAVQTVRGPLLILAGAGSGKTRTIIHRMAYIIHVEKVPAHYLAAVTFTNKAAAEMRSRLLNTAGPIGSECTVRTFHSLGLYLLRRNAQYLEYPENFSIWDDSDQQQAISAILEKFPGKFNKTQYRYFANSISAFKDKLVTPQNLPDHIDLDEYEFNDILQEVYQLYEARKTASFAVDFADLISLPCHLFEKFPELLTRWQNRYPFWLIDEYQDTNFAQYKFVQHVASRDKNLCVVGDDDQAIYGWRGADVKNILDFGTDFKDATVIKLEENYRSTKVILDIANGVIENNYERMAKHLFTSREGGETPVLFTAADDVQEAAKVVSLVRQSLTDTPASEIAVLYRTNSQSRLLEEAMLNAKINYRVYGGLSFFARKEIKDILAYFKLIVNGKDEAAFARVINTPPRGIGDKSVEKILTARIDSRIGDFTDLLAQGDQNGLSGKARDAAAKLAEQLKALRKKAEARADLGFFLDELLEMTGLAKVYEEEDRLLGSGRMEYVGELRNSLLNYQRQTSQATLGDYLQQISLITTTEDHEAEKASVSLMTVHNAKGLEFETVIIAGFEKDLFPHFLAERDGDISEERRLFYVAVTRAKSRLYLTQAERRMRQGFYEQSKTSPFLNEIPHGLLRVEKGYSVGGSAPKPFKQSFIPRAPAAAKPTASSSPGFGSGINPQNKGGKFSSGDKILHSNFGKGRVLRLEGDGDSQRIHILFDDGKTRKFILKFTDLKII; encoded by the coding sequence ATTTTGCAACGATGACAGACTGGAAAGACCAGATTCTCAGTAAGCTCAACGAGCCGCAGCAGCAGGCGGTGCAGACCGTGCGCGGGCCGCTACTCATTCTCGCCGGTGCAGGCTCGGGCAAGACGCGCACGATCATTCACCGCATGGCATACATTATTCATGTCGAAAAAGTGCCGGCGCATTATCTTGCGGCTGTCACGTTTACCAACAAAGCGGCAGCTGAAATGCGCAGCCGGCTCTTGAACACCGCAGGCCCGATCGGTTCTGAATGCACCGTGCGCACATTCCATTCGCTGGGGCTCTACCTCTTGCGTCGCAATGCGCAATACCTCGAATACCCCGAAAACTTTTCCATTTGGGACGACAGCGACCAGCAACAGGCGATCTCGGCGATTCTTGAGAAGTTTCCGGGCAAGTTCAACAAGACGCAGTACCGCTACTTCGCCAACAGTATTTCTGCCTTCAAAGACAAGCTCGTCACCCCACAGAATCTGCCCGACCACATAGACCTGGACGAATATGAATTTAATGACATCTTGCAAGAAGTCTACCAACTTTATGAAGCGCGCAAGACAGCCTCGTTCGCCGTCGACTTTGCCGACCTTATCTCGCTGCCCTGCCATCTCTTTGAAAAGTTTCCAGAACTGTTGACGCGCTGGCAGAACCGCTACCCGTTCTGGCTGATCGACGAATACCAAGACACGAACTTTGCGCAGTACAAATTCGTGCAACACGTCGCCTCACGCGACAAAAATCTGTGTGTCGTCGGTGACGACGACCAGGCAATCTATGGCTGGCGTGGCGCGGATGTCAAAAACATACTCGATTTCGGCACCGACTTCAAAGATGCCACCGTCATTAAGCTCGAAGAGAACTACCGTTCGACAAAGGTAATTCTCGACATTGCCAACGGCGTGATTGAAAATAACTACGAGCGCATGGCCAAACACCTGTTCACGAGCCGCGAAGGCGGTGAGACACCGGTGCTGTTTACAGCCGCCGACGATGTGCAAGAGGCAGCCAAGGTCGTCTCGTTGGTGCGCCAATCTCTCACCGACACGCCCGCCTCAGAAATCGCCGTACTCTACCGCACCAACTCACAGTCGCGCCTTTTAGAAGAGGCGATGCTGAACGCTAAAATCAACTACCGGGTATATGGCGGTCTTTCGTTCTTTGCCCGTAAAGAGATCAAAGACATTCTCGCATACTTCAAATTAATTGTGAACGGCAAAGATGAGGCGGCATTTGCGCGCGTTATCAACACTCCGCCGCGCGGCATCGGCGACAAATCGGTCGAGAAAATACTGACCGCACGCATTGACTCGCGCATCGGCGACTTTACTGACCTGCTCGCGCAGGGAGACCAGAACGGCCTGTCGGGCAAGGCGCGTGACGCGGCAGCGAAACTGGCAGAACAACTGAAGGCTCTGCGCAAAAAGGCCGAAGCGCGTGCCGACCTTGGGTTCTTTCTCGATGAACTTCTCGAAATGACAGGGCTCGCTAAAGTCTATGAAGAAGAAGACCGCCTGCTCGGCAGCGGGCGCATGGAATACGTCGGCGAACTTCGCAACTCACTCTTGAACTACCAAAGGCAGACGAGCCAGGCGACGCTCGGCGATTACCTGCAGCAGATATCACTGATTACCACCACCGAAGACCATGAAGCCGAGAAGGCTTCTGTGAGCCTCATGACTGTGCATAATGCGAAGGGCCTCGAATTCGAAACGGTCATCATCGCGGGTTTTGAAAAAGATTTGTTTCCGCATTTTCTGGCCGAACGCGATGGTGATATCAGTGAGGAGCGTCGTCTGTTCTATGTAGCGGTTACCCGTGCCAAATCTCGCCTCTACCTCACACAGGCCGAACGCCGCATGCGGCAGGGCTTTTATGAACAGAGCAAGACTTCGCCTTTCTTAAATGAAATTCCGCACGGATTGCTCCGCGTTGAGAAGGGTTATTCTGTTGGTGGCAGTGCGCCGAAACCGTTTAAGCAGTCTTTTATTCCGCGCGCGCCTGCAGCAGCGAAGCCGACCGCAAGCAGCTCACCAGGTTTTGGCTCGGGGATAAATCCTCAAAACAAGGGTGGCAAGTTCTCAAGTGGCGACAAGATTCTGCACAGTAATTTCGGCAAAGGCCGTGTGCTGCGCCTCGAGGGCGACGGCGACTCGCAGCGCATTCACATTCTGTTCGACGACGGCAAGACGCGCAAGTTTATTCTGAAATTTACCGATTTGAAAATAATCTGA
- a CDS encoding DUF433 domain-containing protein — MLAKTEFDAQFSSMNVDWLQCSVVVSEPGVLSGAYHFKGTRVPIEALFANLADGSTIDEFLTWFPGVSRQDAEAVLRFAAEILKAPQLV; from the coding sequence TTGCTTGCCAAAACGGAATTCGATGCACAGTTTAGCAGCATGAACGTCGACTGGCTTCAGTGCTCTGTGGTTGTCTCTGAACCCGGCGTTCTGAGCGGAGCATACCACTTTAAAGGCACGCGCGTACCTATCGAGGCTCTGTTTGCAAATCTGGCTGATGGCTCAACCATAGATGAATTCTTGACTTGGTTTCCCGGTGTTAGCAGGCAAGATGCAGAAGCGGTTCTGCGATTTGCCGCTGAGATACTGAAAGCCCCGCAGCTCGTGTGA